In the Anastrepha obliqua isolate idAnaObli1 chromosome 1, idAnaObli1_1.0, whole genome shotgun sequence genome, one interval contains:
- the LOC129235509 gene encoding leukocyte receptor cluster member 1 homolog, whose protein sequence is MNILPKKRWHVRTKDNIARVRRDEAEAKEKEQKRQEKLLLAESEARINFLRKKTGLPERHNDSGEISVLPAHEDQQHVDLFADYRSHTKTTNKASEEEKKEEREKYEKQIGYLTYLGQDTNEALKLRSWYEVAPQRPEVGDDNIVEKDVKSKRAQDPLTLINALLPSDQSKTVKPSTTKLFRENSGTGIYQQIPTIKKDENKTKELEHRRHKKGKKHKKHKHKKDKGKKRKHHSHGERKCDSEERQRLNREKLEKLRKERLLREASERARQEELLAPKNVTQELKNTDITPTPRIVQKYNSQFNPEIAKQNII, encoded by the exons ATGAACATTCTTCcaaaaaaaag atGGCACGTACGGACTAAAGACAATATCGCTCGAGTGCGCCGTGATGAAGCCgaagcaaaagaaaaagaacaaaaacggcaagaaaaattattgttgGCG GAAAGTGAAGCTCGTATAAACTTTCTGAGAAAGAAGACGGGACTGCCTGAGCGTCACAATGACAGTGGCGAAATCTCTGTACTACCAGCACACGAAGATCAACAACATGTAGATTTATTTGCTGATTATAGATCCCACACTAAAACCACAAATAAGGCGtcggaagaagaaaaaaaggaagaacgagaAAAGTATGAAAAACAAATCGGCTACTTGACATACTTGGGACAGGATACGAATGAGGCGTTAAAATTGCGAAGCTGGTACGAGGTTGCACCACAAAGACCAGAAGTGGGTGATGATAATATCGTTGAAAAAGATGTTAAAAGTAAACGAGCACAAGATCCTTTAACGCTTATTAATGCCTTACTACCTAGTGACCAGTCAAAGACTGTAAAGCCATCCACAACCAAGCTTTTTCGTGAAAATAGTGGCACTGGTATTTACCAGCAAATTCCCACgataaaaaaagatgaaaataaaactaaagaaCTCGAGCATCGAAGacataaaaaagggaagaaacaTAAGAAGCACAAGCACAAAAAGGATAAAGGGAAAAAGAGAAAGCACCACAGCCATGGAGAAAGGAAGTGTGACTCGGAAGAGCGGCAACGACTTAACcgcgaaaaattggaaaagctTCGTAAGGAACGACTACTACGAGAGGCTAGTGAACGTGCAAGGCAAGAAGAACTTCTGGCACCAAAAAATGTTACACAAGAACTGAAGAATACGGATATAACTCCAACTCCACGAATTGTCCAAAAATACAATAGCCAATTCAACCCggaaatagcaaaacaaaatattatttaa
- the LOC129235508 gene encoding formylglycine-generating enzyme, which produces MVRISLAFLCFHCLVIRITSDCGCNKALNRQSDTLDSVSIKKNEVPVCQQAKRDSNHYRDYYPEDPTMSFIPGGSFLIGTDEPHFQSDGESPERLVKVADFYIDKYEISNSRFNDFVKTTNYTTEAEIFGDSFLFKTLLTSEMQKKYDDFRVVSAPWWYKVKGVSWRHPQGPHSNINDILDHPVVHVSWNDAVAFCGWAGKRLPTEAEWEVACRGGKKRKLFPWGNKLSPYGEHWLNIWQGDFPDGNTAEDGYSITCPVSKFRQNDYDIYNIVGNVWEWTQDLWQTNDVSSNPPRVKKGGSYLCHKSYCYRYRCAARSQNTEDSSSGNLGFRCAKDA; this is translated from the exons ATGGTTCGAATAAGTTtggcttttctttgttttcattgCTTGGTAATTCGTATAACGTCAGATTGTGGGTGCAATAAAGCGTTGAACAGGCAGTCCGACACATTAGACAGCGTATCTATAAAAAAGAATGAGGTTCCAGTTTGCCAGCAAGCCAAAAGAGATAGTAACCACTATCGCGATTATTACCCAGAAGACCCAACCATGTCATTCATACCTGGCGGAAGCTTTTTAATAGGAACTGATGAACCTCATTTTCAAAGTGATGGAGAGTCACCGGAGCGTCTAGTTAAAGTTGCCGATTTTTATATCGACAAATACGAAATATCCAATTCCAGATTTAACGATTttgttaaaacaacaaattatactACTGAGGCAGAGATATTTGGcgacagttttttatttaagacaCTCCTCACATCGGAAATGCAAAAGAAGTACGACGATTTTCGTGTTGTAAGCGCGCCGTGGTGGTACAAAGTAAAGGGAGTTTCATGGCGGCATCCGCAAGGACCGCACAGTAACATAAACG ATATCTTGGATCATCCAGTTGTTCATGTATCTTGGAATGACGCCGTGGCTTTCTGTGGTTGGGCAGGAAAACGGTTACCAACTGAGGCGGAATGGGAGGTAGCTTGTCGAGGTGGAAAGAAGAGAAAACTTTTTCCTTGGGGAAACAAATTATCACCATACGGAGAACATTG GCTAAATATATGGCAAGGAGATTTTCCTGATGGGAATACGGCTGAAGATGGTTATAGTATAACTTGTCCTGTGAGCAAATTTCGACAAAACGACTATGATATTTACAATATTGTTGGAAATGTTTGGGAATGGACGCAAGACCTATGGCAAACGAACGACGTTAGTTCGAATCCACCACGCGTAAAGAAAGGTGGTTCGTATTTATGTCACAAATCCTATTGCTACCGCTACCGGTGTGCTGCCCGCTCCCAAAATACGGAAGACAGTTCATCCGGTAACTTGGGATTCCGCTGCGCAAAGGATGCGTaa